In one Lysobacter alkalisoli genomic region, the following are encoded:
- a CDS encoding TonB-dependent receptor, whose protein sequence is MKYQRHTPTLLALALATSLYGPAAMAQAQEPSSVDDANEQATDLDAVTVTGYRYAIEKSLEQKRNANAIVDVITAEDVSKFPDKNVADALQRVPGVIITRDGGEGHRVQVRGLQPDLTLTQLNGNYIASSETNDEASRSFNYALMPAHMLGSAELFKTPEARLDEGGIGGTVILHSRRPLDMEPNSGFVSAEGTYSDTSKTTDPQLSAMYSWHSEDNRFGFLVNATKQKRTNRSIGASTENWIWYSDDNSRPAVDVNGNALDPQPAKWWGGSGFNDQHGNHYSDFFMPTSVNFGIREEERERTGTQLTFQFRPTDDLTLTANYFRFDLQGDYVFNQLKIPEWNLARINWDGNWPGGRLLNGLTFDPSGTIVTGAEYEKIAGKQYYCSEAEAAAGGQAPGGWGPDDCTVPTPQLTGTYSREKTKSETFDIGMEWNAGDLLRISAKGGRTKSSGGPSMNFRMSAKPRRFVDGAWQAGNTYSAWDLSGTPTATFSPDLQEMLMSGIAEIDIGSTDSSWMETDLSQDYFQIDVTRLFETGWLESLQFGTKFRDGKVHRNTGNTYWVCQGEDPTDYDKRYQTGCDPEAGIAQSGFFLSRPITNIPGGFNANVFPGINYPAYIDHLNSRYGGAQRRREPDFIYDVSEEIHAGYLQANFRTDRLRGNLGVRVVRTNQKAQSTDSVERFLYLLEKDASGNLLPCDANNPPPGRQCQGGYVWADAREKTFALASLDKSYTDVLPSFNIAWDITYDLVLRGAASKTIARPAFSNIARPGGLQFYTEEYSNDRGVIGGSVNPGWYGNGSNKGLEPFEATQYDLGLEWYYQPGAVVGVGLFHKDVKNFTVPAVFDQQLDIDGETVTVQDFSTQVNGRDGISQGVEVFAQHSFDFGLGLQANYTYNKTNEAAVVLPDGREIGKSPLIGSAKTQANFTVFYETGKFLARASYNRRGEVVGGLHNGQNLYTEPYQQIDLNVGYNILENLALTGSVLNLTKEESRTHLGNDTKARLWSNGYSGRIYYLGLTYKF, encoded by the coding sequence ATGAAATACCAGCGGCACACCCCGACGTTGCTCGCGCTTGCGCTCGCGACTTCGCTTTATGGTCCGGCTGCGATGGCCCAGGCCCAGGAGCCGTCATCGGTAGATGACGCCAACGAGCAGGCCACCGATCTCGACGCGGTTACGGTCACCGGCTATCGCTACGCGATCGAGAAGAGCCTCGAGCAGAAGCGCAACGCCAACGCGATCGTCGACGTCATCACCGCCGAAGACGTCAGCAAGTTTCCCGACAAGAACGTCGCCGACGCGTTGCAGCGCGTGCCGGGCGTGATCATCACCCGCGACGGCGGCGAAGGCCACAGAGTCCAGGTCCGCGGCCTGCAGCCGGACCTCACCCTGACCCAGCTCAACGGCAACTACATCGCCTCGTCCGAAACCAACGACGAGGCATCGCGCTCGTTCAACTACGCGCTGATGCCGGCGCACATGCTGGGCAGCGCGGAACTGTTCAAGACCCCGGAAGCGCGCCTCGACGAGGGCGGCATCGGCGGCACCGTGATCCTGCACAGCCGCCGTCCGCTGGACATGGAGCCCAACTCTGGCTTCGTCTCGGCCGAGGGCACCTACTCCGACACCAGCAAGACCACCGACCCACAGCTGTCGGCGATGTACTCCTGGCACAGCGAGGACAATCGCTTCGGCTTTCTGGTGAACGCAACCAAACAGAAGCGCACCAACCGCAGCATCGGGGCAAGCACCGAGAACTGGATCTGGTACAGCGATGACAACTCGCGTCCCGCGGTCGACGTCAACGGCAACGCGCTCGACCCGCAACCGGCAAAATGGTGGGGTGGCTCGGGTTTCAACGACCAGCACGGCAACCACTATTCCGATTTCTTCATGCCGACTTCGGTCAATTTCGGCATCCGCGAGGAGGAGCGCGAGCGCACCGGCACCCAGCTGACCTTCCAGTTCAGGCCGACCGACGACCTGACCCTGACCGCCAACTACTTCCGCTTCGACTTGCAGGGCGATTACGTCTTCAACCAGCTGAAGATTCCGGAATGGAACCTCGCCCGCATCAACTGGGACGGCAACTGGCCGGGCGGCCGCCTGCTCAACGGGTTGACCTTCGACCCCAGCGGCACCATCGTCACCGGCGCGGAATACGAGAAGATCGCCGGCAAGCAGTACTACTGCAGCGAAGCGGAGGCCGCGGCAGGTGGGCAAGCCCCGGGCGGCTGGGGTCCGGACGATTGCACCGTGCCGACGCCGCAGCTCACCGGCACCTACAGCCGTGAGAAGACCAAGTCGGAGACCTTCGACATCGGGATGGAGTGGAACGCCGGCGACCTGCTGCGCATCTCCGCCAAGGGCGGCCGGACCAAGTCCTCGGGCGGCCCGTCGATGAACTTCCGAATGTCGGCCAAGCCGCGCCGCTTCGTCGACGGCGCATGGCAGGCCGGCAACACCTACAGCGCCTGGGACCTGAGCGGCACGCCGACAGCGACGTTCTCGCCCGACCTGCAGGAGATGCTGATGTCCGGCATCGCCGAGATCGACATCGGTTCGACCGACTCGTCCTGGATGGAAACAGATCTCTCACAGGACTACTTCCAGATCGACGTCACCAGGCTGTTCGAAACCGGCTGGCTGGAATCGCTGCAGTTCGGCACCAAATTCCGCGATGGCAAGGTTCATCGCAATACCGGCAACACCTATTGGGTCTGTCAGGGCGAGGACCCGACCGATTACGACAAGCGCTACCAGACCGGCTGCGATCCCGAGGCGGGCATCGCCCAATCGGGCTTCTTCCTGTCCCGGCCGATCACCAACATTCCGGGTGGCTTTAATGCCAACGTCTTCCCGGGCATCAACTACCCGGCCTATATCGACCATCTCAACAGCCGCTACGGCGGCGCCCAGCGCCGTCGGGAGCCCGACTTCATCTACGACGTCAGCGAAGAAATCCACGCCGGCTATCTGCAAGCCAATTTCCGCACCGACCGTCTGCGCGGCAACCTCGGCGTGAGGGTGGTGCGCACCAACCAGAAGGCTCAATCCACCGACTCTGTCGAAAGGTTCCTGTACCTGCTGGAGAAGGACGCGAGCGGCAATCTGCTGCCATGCGACGCCAACAACCCGCCACCCGGACGGCAGTGCCAAGGCGGCTACGTGTGGGCAGATGCCCGTGAGAAGACATTCGCACTCGCATCGCTGGACAAGAGCTACACCGACGTCCTGCCCAGCTTCAACATCGCCTGGGACATCACCTACGACCTGGTGTTGCGCGGTGCCGCGTCCAAGACCATCGCACGGCCAGCCTTCTCGAACATTGCCCGCCCCGGCGGCCTGCAGTTCTACACCGAGGAATACAGCAATGACCGCGGTGTGATCGGCGGCAGCGTCAATCCTGGCTGGTACGGCAACGGCAGCAACAAGGGCCTGGAGCCGTTCGAGGCCACCCAATACGATCTCGGCCTGGAGTGGTACTACCAGCCGGGCGCGGTCGTCGGCGTGGGCCTGTTCCACAAGGACGTCAAGAACTTCACCGTGCCGGCGGTCTTCGATCAGCAACTGGATATCGATGGCGAAACGGTGACGGTCCAGGACTTCTCGACCCAGGTCAACGGCCGCGATGGCATCTCGCAGGGTGTCGAAGTGTTCGCGCAGCACAGCTTCGACTTCGGCCTGGGCTTGCAGGCCAACTACACCTACAACAAGACCAACGAGGCCGCCGTCGTCCTCCCCGACGGCAGGGAGATCGGCAAGTCGCCGCTGATCGGCAGCGCGAAGACCCAGGCCAACTTCACGGTGTTCTACGAAACCGGGAAGTTCCTGGCGCGTGCATCGTACAACCGTCGCGGCGAAGTGGTGGGCGGCCTCCACAACGGCCAGAACCTCTACACCGAGCCATACCAGCAGATCGACCTGAATGTCGGCTACAACATCCTGGAGAACCTGGCATTGACCGGTTCGGTGTTGAACCTGACCAAGGAGGAGTCGCGCACCCACCTGGGCAACGACACCAAGGCCCGCCTCTGGTCCAACGGTTACTCCGGTCGCATCTACTACCTGGGCCTGACCTACAAGTTCTGA
- a CDS encoding GH92 family glycosyl hydrolase has protein sequence MLVAALSLPLPALASSVEDLATMVNTFIGSKDDGNTFPGASAPFGLIQVSPIGEHYSGWRYDDPKIHGFGHSFISGAGCWEQGGQVSVLPVVGTIGPGATFDTTEAATFDHRKYGASYTHDGEIGKAGYYKVRLTDTGYGPHAGIDAEATALTHAAAERYTFPADETEGHVLVNVSQANARHRVIGSAIEVVGDRAVEGKVTTMSFCGGHQYSTWFRIEFDRPFKSFGTWGQAGGTAGSRFSMEGEHDPWNGAWLSFDLSKGRAVTAISAISHVDAEGARINLRADGMKNGKLIGFDAMRETAQDAWRKELASVRIEGGSSDDRTVFYTALYHALLQPLTGNDADGRYRGYDDNIHVADGWTYYEYFSLWDTYRSQNQLLAILRPERSRDIARSVLAIHEQGGWLPRWGYANFETNVMTGDPVTPFLVDLWRFGALEGREAQAWAALRQNAYEVPPLNSRHAGRSGNPSYLANGFVQFDRAFPSKGMDVDPHHAGSATFEYAVADCALSQMAEALGHAGDAADLRRRGGNWREVWDPALEESESGFTGFPRPRLEGGRWFTPPTGLYSPRSHYGFHEGTAWQYQWLVPQDASGLAEAMGGRARTLERLDAFFALDVLREDPQRARAEWVAGPYDYYGQFRFNPNNEPTMHVPWMYTMLGEPARTAIVVRAAQTLFTNAPNGVTGNDDLGTMSAWYLFTAIGLYPLMPGSGELLLHAPRFERVELDLGDGKTLRVVAPGAGGNALQYPQRVHFNGEPVDQVWLDWSQLREGGELGFVLGSEPSDWGVATSATPAMACPSAADARR, from the coding sequence ATGCTTGTTGCCGCGTTGTCGCTGCCGTTGCCGGCCCTGGCCTCATCAGTCGAAGACCTGGCCACGATGGTCAACACCTTCATCGGCAGCAAGGACGACGGCAACACCTTCCCCGGTGCGTCGGCGCCGTTCGGCCTGATCCAGGTTTCGCCGATCGGCGAGCACTATTCGGGTTGGCGCTACGACGACCCGAAGATCCACGGCTTCGGCCATTCCTTCATCTCCGGCGCCGGCTGCTGGGAACAGGGCGGGCAGGTTTCGGTGTTGCCGGTGGTCGGCACGATTGGCCCGGGCGCCACCTTCGATACCACCGAGGCCGCCACTTTCGATCACCGCAAGTACGGCGCCAGCTACACCCACGACGGCGAGATTGGCAAGGCGGGCTACTACAAGGTCCGCTTGACCGATACCGGTTATGGCCCGCATGCGGGCATCGATGCCGAGGCGACCGCGCTGACCCACGCCGCGGCCGAGCGTTACACATTTCCCGCGGACGAGACCGAAGGCCACGTGCTGGTCAACGTCAGCCAGGCCAATGCACGGCATCGCGTCATCGGCAGCGCCATCGAGGTGGTCGGCGACCGCGCGGTGGAAGGCAAGGTCACCACGATGAGCTTCTGTGGCGGGCACCAGTACAGCACCTGGTTCCGGATCGAGTTCGACCGCCCGTTCAAGTCGTTCGGCACCTGGGGCCAGGCCGGCGGCACGGCCGGCTCGCGCTTCAGCATGGAAGGCGAGCATGATCCCTGGAACGGCGCCTGGCTCAGCTTCGACCTGTCCAAGGGCAGGGCGGTGACCGCAATCAGCGCAATCTCGCACGTCGATGCCGAGGGCGCACGCATCAACCTGCGCGCCGATGGCATGAAGAACGGCAAGCTGATCGGTTTCGATGCCATGCGCGAGACGGCCCAGGATGCCTGGCGCAAGGAACTGGCTTCGGTGCGGATCGAGGGTGGCAGCAGCGATGACCGCACGGTGTTCTACACCGCGCTCTATCATGCCCTGTTGCAACCACTGACCGGCAACGACGCCGACGGCCGCTATCGCGGCTACGACGACAACATCCACGTCGCTGACGGCTGGACCTATTACGAGTACTTCTCGCTCTGGGACACCTACCGGTCGCAGAATCAGCTGCTGGCGATCCTGCGACCGGAGCGGTCCCGCGACATCGCCCGCTCGGTGCTGGCGATCCATGAGCAGGGTGGTTGGTTGCCGCGTTGGGGTTACGCGAACTTCGAGACCAATGTGATGACCGGCGATCCGGTCACGCCATTCCTGGTCGACCTGTGGCGTTTTGGTGCGCTGGAAGGGCGCGAAGCGCAGGCCTGGGCGGCGCTTCGCCAGAATGCCTACGAAGTGCCGCCGCTGAACTCGCGCCATGCCGGTCGCAGCGGCAATCCGAGCTACCTCGCCAACGGCTTCGTCCAGTTCGACCGCGCCTTCCCGTCCAAGGGCATGGACGTGGATCCGCACCATGCCGGCTCGGCAACGTTCGAGTACGCCGTCGCCGACTGTGCCCTGTCGCAGATGGCCGAGGCGCTGGGCCATGCCGGGGACGCGGCCGACCTGCGCCGGCGCGGTGGCAACTGGCGTGAGGTCTGGGATCCGGCGCTGGAGGAATCGGAAAGCGGTTTCACCGGCTTCCCGCGACCGCGGCTGGAGGGTGGGCGCTGGTTTACACCGCCGACCGGCCTCTACAGCCCGCGCTCGCACTACGGCTTCCATGAGGGCACCGCCTGGCAGTACCAGTGGCTGGTGCCGCAGGATGCGTCGGGTCTGGCCGAGGCCATGGGGGGGCGGGCGCGCACCCTCGAGCGCCTGGATGCCTTCTTCGCCCTCGACGTGTTGCGCGAGGACCCGCAGCGGGCGCGCGCGGAGTGGGTCGCCGGCCCCTATGACTACTACGGGCAGTTCCGCTTCAATCCCAACAACGAGCCGACCATGCACGTGCCATGGATGTACACCATGCTCGGCGAGCCGGCCAGGACCGCGATCGTGGTGCGCGCCGCGCAGACGCTGTTCACCAATGCGCCCAATGGCGTCACCGGCAACGATGACCTCGGCACGATGTCGGCCTGGTACCTGTTCACTGCAATCGGCCTGTATCCGCTGATGCCGGGCAGTGGTGAGTTGCTGCTGCATGCGCCGCGCTTCGAGCGGGTCGAGCTCGACCTCGGTGATGGCAAGACATTGCGCGTGGTCGCACCGGGTGCGGGTGGCAATGCGTTGCAGTACCCGCAGCGTGTGCACTTCAACGGCGAGCCGGTCGACCAGGTGTGGCTGGACTGGTCGCAACTGCGCGAAGGCGGCGAACTGGGCTTCGTACTCGGCAGCGAGCCGTCGGATTGGGGTGTCGCCACGTCCGCCACGCCGGCGATGGCCTGCCCTTCGGCAGCGGATGCCAGGCGCTGA
- a CDS encoding sugar MFS transporter yields the protein MTAIFFMWGFITELNGVLIPHLQSVFELTHARSMLLDSAFFGAYFVMALPAGRLVAKVGYKHGIMIGLLIAGAGAMLVLPAAQMASFNLFLPALFILATGVVVLQVAANPYVSLLGAPQRAASRLNFAQAVNSLGHTIGPYVAGILIFSATLLSAEQLASLPAEQRVQTVQPLYIGVAATLLALAAAVYFFRLPALFEATEQADSRPHGFGEVLRLPHVRWGVLAIFFYVGVEVTVAHFMVTYVSRPDIGAMSGRDASLYLSYYHGAAMIGRFAGAALLMRANPRQVLPMAAAINIVLLLVTMNTLGDVALWSVVAVGLFNSIMFPTVFTLAIERLGPMTEKASSLLVMAIVGGAVIPPLQGLFVDIFNAHTASETRALQYAFFVSILCYAYILWYGWRGSRLGGINGGQG from the coding sequence ATGACCGCGATCTTCTTCATGTGGGGGTTCATCACCGAACTCAACGGGGTGCTGATCCCGCACCTGCAATCGGTGTTCGAGCTGACCCACGCGCGCTCGATGCTGCTGGACTCGGCTTTCTTCGGCGCGTATTTCGTGATGGCACTACCGGCTGGACGCCTGGTGGCGAAGGTCGGCTACAAGCACGGCATCATGATCGGCCTGCTGATCGCCGGCGCCGGTGCAATGCTGGTGTTGCCGGCGGCACAGATGGCGTCGTTCAACCTGTTCCTGCCGGCACTGTTCATCCTCGCCACCGGGGTGGTGGTACTGCAGGTCGCGGCCAACCCCTACGTGAGCCTGCTGGGTGCGCCACAGCGCGCCGCCAGCCGGCTCAACTTCGCCCAGGCCGTCAACTCGCTCGGCCACACCATCGGCCCGTACGTGGCCGGCATACTGATCTTCAGCGCGACCCTGCTCAGCGCCGAGCAACTGGCGTCATTGCCGGCCGAACAACGGGTGCAGACCGTGCAACCGCTCTATATCGGCGTGGCTGCGACCTTGCTGGCGCTCGCCGCCGCAGTGTACTTCTTCCGCCTGCCGGCGCTGTTCGAGGCGACCGAGCAGGCCGACTCCCGGCCACATGGTTTCGGCGAGGTGCTGCGCCTGCCGCACGTGCGCTGGGGGGTGCTGGCGATATTCTTCTACGTGGGCGTCGAGGTCACCGTGGCCCACTTCATGGTCACCTACGTATCGCGGCCGGACATCGGCGCGATGAGCGGGCGCGATGCCTCGCTGTACCTGTCCTACTACCACGGCGCGGCAATGATCGGCCGCTTCGCCGGTGCCGCCTTGTTGATGCGCGCCAACCCACGTCAGGTGTTGCCCATGGCCGCGGCGATCAATATCGTCCTGCTGCTGGTGACGATGAACACCCTGGGCGATGTCGCGCTGTGGAGTGTGGTCGCAGTCGGGTTGTTCAACTCGATCATGTTCCCGACCGTGTTCACCCTCGCCATCGAGCGTCTCGGGCCCATGACCGAGAAGGCATCCAGCCTGCTGGTGATGGCGATCGTCGGTGGCGCGGTGATCCCGCCGCTGCAGGGCCTGTTCGTCGACATCTTCAATGCGCACACCGCCAGCGAGACGCGGGCGCTGCAGTACGCGTTCTTCGTCTCGATCCTGTGTTACGCCTACATCCTCTGGTACGGCTGGCGAGGTTCGCGCCTGGGCGGTATCAATGGTGGGCAGGGCTGA
- a CDS encoding carbohydrate kinase family protein has product MHTIICFGEALIDFYAGPVATPDTPRTFVQHAGGAPANVAVAAARLGVPTQFVGMLGAEMFGDFLLESLRAAGVGTDHVVRTDAARTALAFVALDHEGERSFSFYRPPAADLLFRARHFEPGCFADAGAFHVCSNSLTEEAIAEATLHGMQMARDSGVLVSMDLNLRPVLWPVGVDPRPRLWQALEAADVVKLARNELEYLAAGFGGGEAGERAVLDRLFSGAAHWAIITDGGAPLRWHSRNDSGELAGFRVKAIDTTAAGDAFVGGLLSHLAEIGVDAKRLPGFVHDRDAVERTLRFAAAVGALAVTRSGAFAAMPERAEVQQLLKDQYENAA; this is encoded by the coding sequence ATGCACACGATCATCTGTTTCGGCGAGGCCCTCATCGACTTCTACGCCGGGCCGGTGGCGACGCCGGATACCCCGCGTACGTTCGTCCAGCATGCCGGCGGTGCGCCCGCCAACGTCGCGGTGGCGGCGGCCCGGCTCGGGGTTCCGACGCAGTTCGTCGGCATGCTCGGGGCCGAGATGTTCGGCGACTTCCTGCTTGAAAGCCTTCGGGCGGCGGGTGTCGGTACCGATCATGTCGTGCGCACCGATGCGGCCCGAACCGCGCTGGCCTTCGTCGCGCTGGACCACGAGGGCGAACGCAGCTTCAGCTTCTATCGCCCGCCGGCGGCCGACCTGCTGTTCCGCGCCAGGCACTTCGAACCGGGCTGCTTTGCCGACGCCGGTGCGTTTCATGTCTGTTCCAACAGTCTGACCGAGGAAGCGATCGCCGAGGCCACGTTGCATGGCATGCAGATGGCGCGCGACAGCGGCGTGCTGGTGAGCATGGATCTCAACCTGCGCCCGGTACTCTGGCCTGTGGGCGTCGATCCGCGTCCGCGCCTGTGGCAGGCGCTGGAGGCCGCCGACGTGGTCAAGCTCGCGCGCAACGAACTCGAATACCTTGCGGCTGGTTTCGGTGGCGGCGAGGCGGGCGAGCGCGCGGTACTGGACCGGTTGTTCTCCGGTGCCGCGCACTGGGCAATCATCACCGACGGTGGCGCGCCATTGCGCTGGCACAGCCGCAACGACAGTGGCGAACTGGCCGGATTCCGGGTCAAGGCGATCGATACCACCGCGGCCGGCGATGCGTTCGTCGGCGGCCTTTTGTCCCACCTGGCGGAGATCGGCGTTGATGCCAAGCGCCTGCCTGGATTCGTCCACGATCGCGACGCGGTCGAACGTACGCTGCGTTTCGCCGCCGCGGTCGGCGCGCTCGCCGTGACCCGCAGCGGTGCGTTCGCAGCAATGCCGGAACGCGCCGAAGTACAGCAGTTGCTCAAGGATCAGTACGAGAATGCCGCCTGA
- a CDS encoding AGE family epimerase/isomerase, protein MPPEITPPETMPDFRSPEVLRAHIAKTMAFYHPRCIDPDGGFFHYFKDDGTVYDRGHRHLVSSTRFVFNYAMAAREFGEDEALRKQYLASVRHGLDYLRTAHRSPETGGYAWTLRDGKVEDATHHCYGVAFVLLAYSCGLKVGIEEARAWMDETWELLETHFWEPGPGLYRDEADADWNFSDYRGQNANMHMCEAMLAAYEASGEHRYLDRALLLADHMTRRQAAQAGGLVWEHYDADWKVDWTYHLDDPKHLFRPWGFQPGHQTEWAKLLLILDRHVSGLGEEVEWLVPTARRLFDTALAHSWDDARGGMVYGFAYEGLRDAASGSARVEGAAYACDDDKYFWVQAESLAAAALLAHRTGEAKYWDWYDRLWAYAWAHMVDHEHGAWYRILDADNRKYGDEKSPAGKTDYHTMGACHEVLNVLR, encoded by the coding sequence ATGCCGCCTGAAATCACGCCGCCTGAAACCATGCCCGACTTCCGGTCCCCCGAAGTACTGCGCGCCCACATCGCGAAGACGATGGCGTTCTACCATCCGCGCTGTATCGATCCGGACGGTGGTTTCTTCCACTACTTCAAGGACGATGGCACGGTTTACGACCGCGGTCACCGTCACCTGGTCAGCAGCACCCGCTTCGTCTTCAACTACGCGATGGCTGCGCGCGAATTCGGCGAGGACGAAGCGTTGCGCAAGCAGTACCTCGCTTCCGTGCGCCACGGCCTGGATTATCTGCGTACGGCCCATCGCAGCCCGGAGACCGGCGGCTACGCCTGGACCCTGCGCGACGGCAAGGTCGAGGACGCGACCCACCACTGCTACGGGGTCGCCTTCGTGCTGCTCGCGTATTCGTGCGGGCTCAAGGTCGGGATCGAGGAAGCGCGCGCGTGGATGGACGAGACCTGGGAATTGCTGGAAACGCACTTCTGGGAACCCGGCCCCGGTCTGTACCGCGATGAGGCCGACGCCGACTGGAACTTCAGCGACTACCGTGGCCAGAACGCCAACATGCACATGTGCGAGGCGATGCTGGCCGCGTACGAAGCCAGTGGCGAACACCGCTACCTCGACCGCGCGCTGCTGCTGGCCGACCACATGACCCGGCGCCAGGCCGCACAGGCCGGTGGCCTGGTCTGGGAGCATTACGACGCCGACTGGAAGGTCGATTGGACCTACCACCTCGACGACCCCAAGCACCTGTTTCGCCCGTGGGGTTTCCAGCCCGGCCATCAGACCGAATGGGCCAAGCTGCTGTTGATCCTCGACCGTCATGTTTCTGGATTGGGCGAGGAGGTCGAATGGTTGGTGCCGACCGCACGCCGGTTGTTCGACACCGCGCTCGCGCATTCATGGGACGACGCACGCGGCGGCATGGTCTACGGGTTCGCGTACGAGGGCCTGCGCGACGCCGCCAGCGGCAGCGCCCGGGTCGAGGGCGCGGCCTACGCCTGCGACGACGACAAGTATTTCTGGGTCCAGGCCGAATCCCTGGCCGCGGCCGCGCTGCTTGCGCACCGCACCGGCGAGGCGAAGTACTGGGACTGGTACGACCGCTTGTGGGCCTACGCGTGGGCACACATGGTCGACCACGAACACGGTGCCTGGTACCGGATCCTCGACGCCGACAACCGCAAGTACGGCGACGAGAAGAGCCCGGCCGGCAAGACCGACTACCACACCATGGGCGCCTGCCACGAAGTGCTGAACGTATTGCGCTGA